The Halostagnicola larsenii XH-48 region TCGGGGGCGGTCTCCTAGCGTCACCGGTCGCCACCCTGGCCGTCGCCCTCGTCTTTCCGTTGCCGGCGCTCGTCGACTGGACGCTAACCACGTTCACCGAGCGCCGCGGATACAACCTCGTTCGGACGGCCACAGGGTTCCTACTGGGATGCGGCTACGGAACGGGACTCGTCCACCTGTTGCTTGCGGGTGATCTTCGCGTCCTCGCCGTCGGAATCGCCTACGCCCTCGCCGCGGGGTCGCTCCTTTATCTCTCGACGATCGACGGAGAAACGGAGAGATGATGTTTTATGAGCACTGTTCCAACCAGCACGTGAGATCGAATGACCTACTGTATTAGCTGCGGCGAACAGATCCGCGACGATGCCGAACTGTGTCCGAACTGCGGGGTCAACCAGACCACCCCCATCGAAGAAACCGACGAGACTCGAGCGGGAGACGAGAAGTACTGCTTCGAGTGTGGCGAATCGATCAAGAAACAGGCGGAGATCTGTCCGGAATGCGGCGTGCGACAGCGCTCACGCAGTGGAACGAATTCGGATAAGGTCGTCGCCGGTGTGCTGGCGATCGTACTCGGCACGTTCGGTGTGCACAAGTTTTATCAGGGTAATATCAAATACGGCGTCCTCTATCTGTGTTTCTGCTGGACGGGAATTCCCTCCCTACTCGGGCTGGCTGAGGGGATTTTGATGCTCGTCGCGGACGACGCGGAGTACGAGCGGAAGTACGCGGACGGGAGCATTGTCGGTGAGTTCTGAGAACCGCTGGGCCACGGCAGATCCCACCAATCAGTCCGACACAGCGCATCGACGCTCATCAGAACCAAAATGAGAATGTTTTGTATCTAATAAGATAGGGTGCTAAAATTCCGGAACGAACGCCCACTCCGTCGATAAGAGATTCGACAATCGACGTAATGTCGATTGAAAGAATATGAGTTATCCGTGTGGAGTGCAGTCACGAAACTAGCTACTCAACAAACCATGTCTGGCAAATACGACCTCGTCATCGTGGGCGGCGGTATCAGTGGTGCATCCTTGCTGTACACGACAGCGAAGTTCACTGATATCGAGTCCATCGCACTGATCGAGAAAGAGTCGGAGATTGCCGCGATCAACTCACACGTCACGAACAACTCCCAGACGCTGCACTTCGGTGATATCGAGACGAACTACACGCTCGAGAAGGCCGAGGACGTAAAGGAAGGTGCGGAACTGCTCGCTGGCTACCTCGAGAATCACGACCCCGACCGCGAGATGCACTCGAAGCGGTCCAAGATGGTCCTCGGCGTCGGGGACGAAGAGGTCGCACAACTCGAGCAGCGCTACGAGGACGAAGGGTTCGGCGAACTCTTCCCGAAACTTCGGGCGATCGACCGCGAGGAGATCGCAGAAATCGAACCGAAGGTCGTCGAGGGGCGAGACCCGTCGACGGAAATGCTCGCGCTCCAGACGCCGGACGGTTACGTCGTCGACTACGGGGAAGCGACGAAGTCGTTCGTCGAACAGGCCGAAAAAGAGGCGAACGTCGACGTCTACACCGGAACGGAGGTCGAAGACATCACGGAGACGCTGGATGGGTACACCATCGGGACGACCAACGGCCGATTCGACTGTGAGGCGACCGTCGTCGCCGCCGGTTCACACAGCCTCCAGATAGCCAAGGAACTCGGCTACGGCCAGGACAAGGTGTTGCTCCCGATCGCGGGGAGTTTCTTCCTTGCTGATGACTTCCTGAACGGAAAGGTCTACACCCTCCAGATGAAGAAGTTGCCCTTCGCCGCGGTCCACGGCGACGCGGACGTTCACGACGACTCTATCACCCGATTTGGCCCGACCGCGAAACTCGTCCCGACGCTCGAGCGGGGCCGCATCTCGACGGTGAAAGACTTCCTCGACGTATTCGGCCTGAACGCTGCGGCGTTTCTCAGTTACGCCAACATCCTGTCGGATCGGATCCTCCTCCCGTACGTGCTCCGGAACCTCGTCTACGACCTCCCCGAGGTCGGACCGCGCCAGTTCCTCCCGCACGTCCAGAAGGTCGTCCCGAGCGCCGAACTCGAGGATATCGAGCGCGCGAAGGGCTACGGCGGCGTTCGACCGCAGATCGTCGACACGAAAAACAAGTCCCTGGACATGGGCGAAGCCAAGATTGTTGGCGACGACATCATCTTCAACATCACGCCCTCGCCCGGCGCGTCGACGTGTCTGAAAAACGCCGTTCAGGACACCGAGCGCGTCCTCGAGTTCCTCGAGGGCGACTACGAGTTCGACGAAGCGGCGCTTCGCGAGGCGACGATCGACAACTTCCCGCGAATCGACGACGAAACGGAAGATACACAGACCGTGGCCAGTCCGGCCACCGACGACGACTGAACGAGCGAATTTATCGCGAGTAGCGGACACGTAGCCGATCCGAGGCCCCGATTATCCGGTTACAAACCGTATGTGACGCTCTCGGTGTTTGTTCACCAGGATCGATCAGTCCGTCTCCCGGCCGGCAGCAAGACACCTGTCGTGCTTCGCTGCACCCTCCAGGTCACAGTTCGCGTCGTGTTGGATGGGACATATCGACGAGATGTACAGATCGGCCCATCGAACCGTCTCAAACGACTGAAACCGTCGTAAATCTCGGTACTTATATCGGAGACATCCGAATCAATCGTATGAGTGTATTCGGCGA contains the following coding sequences:
- a CDS encoding DUF2085 domain-containing protein encodes the protein MGIDRSELRAGLARTWPYLLSHHLPSERHRCYAPVIFGRRIHICARCLGIYPGILAALVVALLGGGLLASPVATLAVALVFPLPALVDWTLTTFTERRGYNLVRTATGFLLGCGYGTGLVHLLLAGDLRVLAVGIAYALAAGSLLYLSTIDGETER
- a CDS encoding TM2 domain-containing protein — its product is MTYCISCGEQIRDDAELCPNCGVNQTTPIEETDETRAGDEKYCFECGESIKKQAEICPECGVRQRSRSGTNSDKVVAGVLAIVLGTFGVHKFYQGNIKYGVLYLCFCWTGIPSLLGLAEGILMLVADDAEYERKYADGSIVGEF
- a CDS encoding FAD-dependent oxidoreductase, whose product is MSGKYDLVIVGGGISGASLLYTTAKFTDIESIALIEKESEIAAINSHVTNNSQTLHFGDIETNYTLEKAEDVKEGAELLAGYLENHDPDREMHSKRSKMVLGVGDEEVAQLEQRYEDEGFGELFPKLRAIDREEIAEIEPKVVEGRDPSTEMLALQTPDGYVVDYGEATKSFVEQAEKEANVDVYTGTEVEDITETLDGYTIGTTNGRFDCEATVVAAGSHSLQIAKELGYGQDKVLLPIAGSFFLADDFLNGKVYTLQMKKLPFAAVHGDADVHDDSITRFGPTAKLVPTLERGRISTVKDFLDVFGLNAAAFLSYANILSDRILLPYVLRNLVYDLPEVGPRQFLPHVQKVVPSAELEDIERAKGYGGVRPQIVDTKNKSLDMGEAKIVGDDIIFNITPSPGASTCLKNAVQDTERVLEFLEGDYEFDEAALREATIDNFPRIDDETEDTQTVASPATDDD